A window of the Lactuca sativa cultivar Salinas chromosome 5, Lsat_Salinas_v11, whole genome shotgun sequence genome harbors these coding sequences:
- the LOC111897887 gene encoding 40S ribosomal protein S20-2, which yields MAYAAMKPTKPGLEEPQEQIHKIRITLSSKNVKNLEKVCADLVRGAKDKKLRVKGPVRMPTKVLNITTRKSPCGEGTNTWDRFELRVHKRVIDLFSSPDVVKQITSITIEPGVEVEVTIADS from the exons ATGGCGTATGCAGCGATGAAACCCACAAAGCCAGGGCTAGAAGAGCCTCAAGAACAGATTCACAAGATTAGGATTACTCTTTCCTCCAAGAATGTTAAGAATCTTGAAAAAG TGTGTGCTGATTTGGTTCGTGGTGCAAAGGACAAGAAGTTGAGAGTTAAGGGACCAGTTAGAATGCCCACCAAGGTTCTTAATATCACAACCAGGAAGTCTCCTTGTGGTGAAG GAACAAACACATGGGACAGATTTGAGCTTCGAGTTCACAAGCGTGTGATTGATCTTTTCAGCTCACCTGATGTTGTGAAGCAAATCACCTCCATCACCATTGAACCTGGTGTTGAGGTTGAGGTCACCATTGCCGATTCTTAG
- the LOC111897878 gene encoding uncharacterized protein LOC111897878, whose amino-acid sequence MAEKLHPALMITNIRNFIPLTLEMESGQYTYWVELFKIHCRAFQVLDHLQPATNSPTPAAADGKDTPKPIDKDLWQRLDAIVLQWIYNTISNDLLHTILKPNSSAAHAWKALESIFQDNQNERALYLEHKLVTTKLPSQIQR is encoded by the coding sequence ATGGCAGAAAAACTTCATCCAGCTCTGATGATCACTAACATCAGAAACTTCATACCTCTTACCCTGGAGATGGAGAGCGGCCAGTATACTTACTGGGTAGAATTGTTTAAAATACACTGTCGTGCTTTCCAAGTTCTTGATCACCTtcaacccgcgaccaactctccTACTCCTGCTGCAGCCGACGGGAAAGATACTCCCAAACCCATTGATAAAGATCTGTGGCAGCGTCTTGATGCCATAGTTCTACAGTGGATTTATAACACTATTTCAAACGATCTCCTTCACACCATTCTCAAACCAAATTCCTCCGCTGCGCACGCATGGAAAGCTCTTGAAAGCATTTTTCAAGACAATCAAAATGAACGTGCTCTCTACCTTGAACACAAATTGGTTACAACAAAGCTACCTTCACAAATACAAAGATAA